The following DNA comes from Quercus robur chromosome 1, dhQueRobu3.1, whole genome shotgun sequence.
AGTGCTCCacacaataaaaataacttCAAAGATGACAAAACAGGCTCTCTTCTCCCTGTcaattttacttgtatttctcTTCCATTGCATCACAACTTTAGGCCAGCCTGCCGCAGCTCCAGCCCAGCCAGCAAATGCTCCAGTTCAGCCTGCAAATGCTCCAGTCCAGCCAGCCACTCCACCAGTAGTTCAGCCTGCCAAGGCCCCAGCTCCAGTCCAGTCTGCCAAGGTCCCCCCCACAAAGAAAGGTGTCCCAGATGTCACCAAAATCCTTGGTAAGGCTGGTGGGTTCTCAGTCTTTATCCGCCTCTTAAAGAGTACCGGAGTTTCTGACCAATTATACGGCCAGCTCAACAATTCAAAGAATGGGTTTACCATCTTTGCTCCTACTGATGCTGCATTTTCGAGCCTCAAAGCGGGCACTATAAACTCTTTGTCTGACCTACAAAAGACCCAACTAGTACAATTTCACATATTAAACACAGTTGTTACTCTCTCAAATTTCCAAACTCTGAGCAATCCGGTGCCCACAGAGGCCGGAGATGCCGGTGAGTTCCCACTAACAGTGACCACTGCTGGCAACCAAGTGAACATCTCTTCTATTCTTGTTAATACCACGTTGGGTGGAACTGTGTATTCGGATAACCAGCTTGATATTTATCAAGTGGATCAAGTGCTTCTTCCTCTTGACATTTTTAATCCTAAGCCTAAGCATACGGTAAAGGCACCAGCCTCGGCCCCGACATTGTCAAAGCCTAAGTCTTTggacaatgataatgatgcagaTGCAGATGCAGACACTCCGTCTGTTGCTGCAAAAGTGGATGCGTCTGGAGCACTGAGTCTCAAGAGGCATgaaaatggaatattgatgTCCATTGGAGTTGCTCTTGTTGCATTCATTGTCACTAGGGGACTTTGGTGGTGTTAATTTACTTGTTTGATATTCTTAGGTGGGTTCCAATTGTCTCGTGCAGTATGACTTTGCTGAGTTGGGGTGAGCGATCGTAATCTACACCGACTGCTTTCAAATAATTGCCATCTTTCCCTGTCTGATATGTATAATGCCAATTTGTGATGAGAACTATTGATGTTAAgggtttattttaatttttaattttttgttcttgtcTTTTTTAAGTTCCAATTTCTATGTACTACAGAATTTTCAAGACTCAGGTCTCTGAGACAGAgcattatttgaatttttgtgattaagggtctgtttgagaTTCGCACTTATTtttctgaaattgaaaattttttattattgaaagtgctgtagataaaggtaaacgttaattaaaatagtacagtggaacTCATGAAtggtaccaaaaagtgcagtgggactCATGATTAGtacaaaaaataagctgaatagtaaaataagttgacaaaaaaaaaGCTAGCTAGACAATAAATCTATTTACATTTTCTGGTTTCGGTAGCaatcctttatatatatatatatatatatatacacacacatacacatacatactgGGACTTGCATTTCGGTAGCAATCCTTTGTTACGaactttcataaaattttgtgtaAGATAGTTTTTCCCGTTTTCTGCGTTTTACAATGTTAACTAGCATTGGAAAAAATGAGTCaaaagataattattttttgttaacatAAAAAGAAtagtttatttttagagattgttttttattaatttttttagaaaacaactttatcttATGACAGGCGAAATAAGAGAagttagaatataatttttttttacatatttaagGTTGTTACCTAAGATAAGAAAATGAGATGGTTgtatagaaaatatattttggaaaatgactAGTTTTCTAAAAAACTTTAACGTTGAATAGAGATAgaaattatatgtaaaattaGTTGTATATTTTCtgtaaattcaaatataagatGCACAAAAACTGTCAATAACAATGTGAATATTAGTTTGAGCAACTAGAAAACCAACCTAAAAATTAGTTTCCTTTTTGATTTGACCTCTTGTTGTGCTAGTTTTGCTAGTGTCTAGGTCCATGGATGAGTTGCTACTAATTGGATTTATAGGTGTGATTAGCTACCTATTGTTTAATTACCATTTCAATGCTAGAAGGTGTGAAGTCTCCTAATCTAACTTAAGGAATAAATGTCTACGAACCAAATTGGTTCATGAGTCCTATACGTACGGGAAAGGTCTTAGGCACTTTTTCGTAACTATATTGCGtgtcctctttattttttgtacttattttatTTGCAATATTGGTTATGTTACAGTTGCTAATCAATTTTCCATCCAAAGCATAATTGATTGACTAATCCACTTggcttaattaattaaaagaaaatcaatggGGTTCAAAAACTTCTCACCCTATTTCTTTTACTTCTATTTTATTAGACAACATTAGATATAGTATAATGGGTTCAGCTGCTTAGACAACATTCTCTTAGACTGGAGCTTGTGAGAACAAAGACCTGAGGCGACAATATGCCCCTTCTTAACTGGTGAAAAGAAGCAATTCCACGGTAGCGAATTTCAAGTTAAATATTTAACTGTTAACACTATTTCCCTTAACTTAGGGACTTATGTGGGGTtgtcacttatttaatttatattaaaaaaaaaacttagaaaactcaaatataaagtttataaataaataataagaaattacaAGACATGTcaaaataaaccaaattatATGAATTTGGTCCTAACTACAATCCGGTCATGAccaataaaaacagaaaaataaaatagaaacaaCCCCAGGCATGAATTGTTTgcataataaaaaatgacaacTGTGGTAGTGCAACCCACAATGGTATGACAATTGTTGGGTTTGGACCCCCAATTAATTTGTATGATACTTTGGGTATAGGTCATAATGGGAGGTCCCAAGAAGAGTAGGGCTGATAGATGGTGGCTCGGAAAGGCTATAGGGTGATTGTATACTGTCAATTTGACTACCTGAGGAGGTTCTCAGGTGGCCGAGGTACCCTTAAAGTGACTTGAGCTAGACTACTTCTTTCTAAATATTATGTGACAGCCTCTCGTTCACTCGTGTTTTGTCTCCCTAGAAAAAATGTTCCAACCCCTTTCCCTCTTGAGCctcttctattttatactatctcgTTAGTGGATAGGTAATGATGAAAATATTCCACCTATGCGTGAGCCTCCCCTTTTGTAGGATCTGGGTGGCTCTTTGAGTCTAGGCTACTATTCTAGCATGTCCAATCTCAAATTGAGAGGGTAGGTGTACTGCAATGATTCCCTAGCAACTTGAACATGGCATCGAGACCCGTGCTTGGATTGCTGACTCCTCAAAGACATTATTACTCATTGGTGATATTTCCCCTCATTGGGAAGTAGGTGGGGTCTGTCTGGATCCCATCCAGTCACTTGGTAACTTACACGATGGTTCAGTTCAAACTTTGTACATGCAAATTGGGCTAGGGGTTGATGGGCCTCGGCCCAAGTTTGGTTTGGGCTAAACTTTGTCCACCCACAACTACTAAAAAACAAAGGCACTTATGGGTTCATCATTGATGGAACATTACGCAAActaaacaagaaataaaaatacacAAAGCCACGTATTTTAACATGCATGGATAATTGGATATAactaaaaatgcatgaacatataagAATATGAAAACGCACAAACTAGATATTGTTTCTCACATGACTTGTGATTATAATTCACatgtaattctaaaaataattattgaatatcaaatctagaaatttgatattctaacattttttctatcatttcatGTGAATTATCTCAatatttatgcaaaaaaaatatctataccCATTCTAGATGATACGTTaagtatatgaaaaaaaaaaaaaaaaaaaaaaaaaacaccttatttggttttctcattcttttatgCGATGCAGGATTAAAAACGAATACGTTGGTTCGGTTGCACAATTTGATGCATAAATGAGTGGCAAATCTTTGAACATTGCATGTACGATTCTCTTGACTGAAAATTTGATTACCATAGACACACAAGTTTCAGTGGCCGTTTTGGGATTTGTCTTAGGGGGTCAGTAAGTAAGAAGATGAATATTACGGGTTACGTGGtttctttttaacaaatttgTCTCTAGTATCCGTACATAtcagcaagaaaataaaaaatgataagtgCTACATCcataacactttcataacaaatcttaggtgATAAAATGATATTGGTTCTACTTTAAATCAACtactgatttttatttatttattttttttgtttatcattAACAGCGagtaacaatttaccacttaggatttgttgtaaaaatgttgtgaatataacatttctcttaagataaattataagttcatttgGCACATTGTTTATTAATACAATGAAcatactaattattttttctaagtttAAATCTCGGAAATCATCTATTGTTTCCAAatacaataaatatattaattattgttgtaagTGAATTGCAAACGAGATCTAAATacgataaacttttatatattaatttatttcaaatttgttaatatctaaatgttttttttcctaaggTTTAAGATgaacaaatttttgttgttgggcttatCATTTTTCCCCCCAcagattttagatcaaattggttTATTGTTAGGTTTTGTCTTGTgtttaaaaagaccaaaatattgTTAAGAGGATCATATTCAAGCTTATTTTAGTTGggtctaaaaaaaattaggttcaaattgtttaaattttattttaggagagtcaatttttttttttgaaattttttaaaaattaaatataataataattttagctGGACACTACCTAGGGCTGCCCCTGACAAGTTTACATGTTTAATCATAGTTagaaatttaaagataaaaataaaaagaagaaaaaattgtcatAGAAGTCAGGTCTTAGCGCAATGAAAAGTGTCTTCCACTAAAAGTAATAGGTTGTGAATTTGAGACTAAGACTCAACCTTTAAATTAAAGGGGTAAAGTTGTCTACCAATTGTTAATAGAAATTTTCGCGACAAATTTTATGATTTGACAAAACGGCTAAGCTCAATTGCTTAGCGGATCTGATCAATGTATCTTATCAATTGTATTTTGCTTTGTTGCATGAACCAAACCCATGCAAATAGTTGGGAAAAAgcctaaggaaaaaaaagaaaaagagttccGACAACTACAAGGTACAGGAAGGAAATATGTAATAATCAATAATCATGCGGTGTCCTACTATGCTTTCCTTATCATGATATTTTCACAAACCTTGTGACCCAATCCAAACTATCCAGGCCCAGGATTTGGGAAGTTTACAGTCTGCAATTGGAACCAATTCTGGCAAGCTCGTTAACCCGCTGCTAAACAAGCATTAGAATTGATTGCACTTACATTTGGGTTGATTAAAAATGGGGAATTCTAGCTAGTTGAGGATTGGGAATTGTCACATTaatcaaagccaaaaaaaaaaaaaaaaaaaaaattggatatgTAGTTGGAAATGACGTGAACCTTAATTAATGATTAGAATCTCAAATTTTTACTCGTTAATAACtggaaacaaaaattttaactcAAAGGACAGCCCATTGCAAGTGTTGAATTTTACTCTGTTTGAGgaataaacaaaaacaagctAACAAATTTGATATAGGAGTttactatcttttcttttcaacttccTTCATAAGCTTGTGGCAAACAAATGAGTTTCATAGCCAAGAATAATTATCTGTGATTGTGAAAGCAA
Coding sequences within:
- the LOC126726093 gene encoding fasciclin-like arabinogalactan protein 12, which gives rise to MTKQALFSLSILLVFLFHCITTLGQPAAAPAQPANAPVQPANAPVQPATPPVVQPAKAPAPVQSAKVPPTKKGVPDVTKILGKAGGFSVFIRLLKSTGVSDQLYGQLNNSKNGFTIFAPTDAAFSSLKAGTINSLSDLQKTQLVQFHILNTVVTLSNFQTLSNPVPTEAGDAGEFPLTVTTAGNQVNISSILVNTTLGGTVYSDNQLDIYQVDQVLLPLDIFNPKPKHTVKAPASAPTLSKPKSLDNDNDADADADTPSVAAKVDASGALSLKRHENGILMSIGVALVAFIVTRGLWWC